The Devosia sp. A16 genome includes a window with the following:
- a CDS encoding DNA topoisomerase IB, whose product MARLKRVGRGDLTIRRRRHGRTFGYIDEAGELIRDAETRERARSLGIPPAWNDVRIAASPRAHIQACGTDAAGRLQYIYHPEWEARRLRRKQQQLSLLTAALPRIRRRVRENLEAEAGSKELALAIGVALIDRTAMRVGRERYLDANGTRGAGTLYSRDVTVKGDEIRVAFPAKSGKRASYGFTDARLARAIERVKTIPGRRLLMYRNGEMRVLRTDDLNRYLREIAGAPVTAKDFRTLHASALAGEALARLEPAESMTGRKRQMAEVTRQVAAFLQNTPAISRASYVAPCLYALFDKGRLAELWAAGGDGANGVRQREVRLAAVLAAAG is encoded by the coding sequence GTGGCAAGACTGAAGCGTGTCGGCCGTGGCGATCTGACGATCCGCCGCCGCCGGCACGGTCGCACCTTCGGCTATATCGATGAAGCCGGCGAACTGATCCGCGATGCCGAAACGCGCGAGCGGGCGCGAAGCCTCGGCATTCCGCCCGCGTGGAATGATGTGCGGATTGCCGCCAGCCCGCGCGCCCACATCCAGGCCTGCGGCACCGACGCCGCGGGCCGGTTGCAATACATCTACCACCCGGAGTGGGAAGCGAGACGGCTCCGCCGCAAGCAGCAGCAGTTGAGCCTGCTGACCGCCGCCTTGCCGCGCATACGCCGCCGGGTGCGCGAAAATCTCGAAGCCGAGGCCGGCAGCAAGGAACTGGCGCTGGCGATCGGGGTGGCGCTGATCGACCGTACCGCCATGCGGGTCGGGCGCGAGCGCTATCTCGATGCCAATGGGACGCGCGGCGCCGGAACGCTCTATAGCCGCGACGTCACCGTCAAAGGCGATGAAATCCGCGTGGCGTTTCCGGCCAAGAGCGGAAAGCGTGCGAGCTATGGTTTTACCGATGCGCGGCTGGCAAGGGCGATCGAACGGGTCAAGACCATCCCGGGCCGCCGGTTGCTGATGTACCGCAACGGCGAAATGCGGGTGCTGCGTACCGACGACCTCAACCGCTACCTGCGCGAGATCGCCGGCGCGCCGGTGACGGCCAAGGATTTCCGCACGCTGCATGCCAGCGCGCTGGCCGGCGAGGCACTGGCGAGGCTAGAGCCGGCTGAGTCGATGACCGGGCGCAAGCGGCAGATGGCGGAGGTGACGCGGCAGGTCGCGGCCTTCCTGCAGAACACGCCGGCGATCAGCCGGGCGAGCTACGTGGCGCCATGCCTCTATGCCCTGTTCGACAAGGGACGGCTGGCGGAGCTGTGGGCCGCCGGTGGCGACGGCGCCAACGGGGTTCGTCAGCGCGAGGTGCGGCTGGCAGCGGTCCTGGCCGCGGCGGGGTAG
- the ade gene encoding adenine deaminase gives MTISPELLTRMIKAGAGEVPADVVIKNVRLLDVISGSVTHTDIAIVADRIVGTYGYYNGKTLIEGENRFAVPGFIDTHLHIESSLVTPFEFDRCVLPHGVTTVICDPHEIANVLGADGIRYFLECAERTIMDIRVNLSSCVPATPHETSGARLEIADLEKFRHHRQVIGLAEMMNYPGVLAADAGIIAKLVAFQGGHIDGHAPLVTDLALNGYLAAGIRTDHESTTAVEAREKLAKGMAILIREGSVSKDLEALAEILDANTSAYVALCTDDRNPLDTLEEGHLDSSIRRLIARGRPLHHVYRAASHSAARIFGLKDRGLVAPGYRADIALLDDLEGCRVAEVITAGRLVRPELFEARQPVPPVGLASMKAKRVAPSTFIVPPNPRQNETPVIGVRPGLILTYRETATLEVSDKGTLPDIENDVIKIAVIERHGINGNVALSFTTGFGLKRGAIASSVGHDSHNITVVGVDDADMAVAVNRLIELGGGFAVADGGRVTAELALPIAGLMSLLSFEAVADKLHHLRQAAYDLGCTLPEPFLQVAFLALPVIPHLKMTDRGLFDVDRFDFVR, from the coding sequence ATGACCATTTCCCCCGAACTCCTCACCCGTATGATCAAGGCGGGGGCCGGCGAGGTTCCGGCCGATGTAGTGATCAAGAACGTCCGCCTTCTGGACGTGATCTCGGGCTCCGTCACCCACACCGACATCGCCATCGTCGCCGACCGCATCGTCGGCACCTACGGCTACTACAACGGCAAGACGCTGATCGAAGGCGAGAACCGCTTCGCGGTGCCCGGCTTCATCGACACGCACCTGCATATCGAATCCTCGCTGGTGACGCCGTTCGAGTTCGATCGCTGCGTCCTGCCGCACGGCGTCACCACGGTGATCTGCGACCCGCACGAGATCGCCAACGTGCTGGGCGCCGACGGCATCCGCTATTTCCTCGAGTGCGCCGAGCGCACCATCATGGATATCCGGGTCAATCTCAGCTCCTGTGTGCCGGCTACGCCGCACGAAACCTCGGGGGCGCGGCTCGAGATCGCCGACCTCGAAAAATTCCGCCACCACCGCCAGGTGATCGGCCTTGCCGAGATGATGAACTATCCCGGCGTGCTCGCCGCCGACGCGGGCATCATCGCCAAGCTGGTGGCGTTCCAGGGCGGCCATATCGATGGCCATGCCCCGCTGGTCACCGACCTCGCGCTCAACGGCTATCTCGCCGCCGGTATCCGCACCGACCACGAGTCGACCACGGCGGTAGAAGCGCGCGAGAAGCTGGCGAAAGGCATGGCGATCCTGATCCGCGAAGGCTCGGTGTCCAAAGATCTCGAAGCGCTGGCCGAAATCCTCGATGCCAACACCTCTGCCTATGTCGCCCTCTGCACCGACGACCGCAATCCGCTCGATACGCTCGAGGAAGGCCACCTCGATTCCTCTATCCGCCGGCTGATCGCACGGGGCCGGCCCCTGCATCACGTCTACCGCGCCGCCTCGCACTCGGCCGCCCGTATCTTCGGGCTCAAAGATCGCGGTCTCGTCGCCCCCGGCTACCGCGCCGATATCGCGCTGCTCGACGATCTCGAGGGCTGCCGCGTCGCCGAGGTGATCACCGCCGGGCGGCTGGTGCGTCCCGAGCTGTTCGAAGCCCGTCAGCCGGTGCCACCAGTCGGGCTCGCCTCGATGAAGGCAAAGCGGGTCGCGCCCTCGACCTTCATCGTGCCGCCCAACCCCAGGCAGAATGAAACGCCGGTGATCGGGGTCAGGCCCGGGCTGATCCTCACCTATCGCGAGACCGCGACGCTGGAAGTCTCCGACAAGGGCACCCTGCCCGATATCGAAAACGACGTGATCAAGATCGCGGTCATCGAGCGGCATGGCATCAACGGCAATGTGGCGCTGAGCTTCACCACGGGCTTCGGGCTGAAGCGCGGCGCCATCGCCTCCTCGGTCGGGCACGACAGCCACAACATCACCGTGGTCGGCGTCGATGACGCGGACATGGCCGTGGCGGTCAACCGGCTGATCGAGCTGGGCGGCGGCTTCGCCGTCGCCGATGGCGGCCGGGTCACCGCCGAGCTGGCGCTACCGATCGCCGGCTTGATGAGTCTCCTCAGCTTCGAGGCCGTTGCCGACAAGCTCCATCACCTGCGCCAGGCCGCCTACGACCTCGGCTGCACCCTGCCCGAGCCGTTCCTGCAGGTGGCGTTCCTGGCGCTACCGGTGATCCCGCACCTGAAGATGACCGACCGAGGGCTGTTCGATGTCGACAGGTTCGACTTCGTCAGATGA
- a CDS encoding CocE/NonD family hydrolase, with translation MSFASRFLADLYKLPRRKCGIVRTRNIRVPMYDGVTLATEHFAPKLPGKHPTILMREPYGLSGFATIGEVYAERGFHVVLQACRGTDKSEGEFDPFGHERDDGLATIDWIKAQPWFDGRLGTSGPSYLGYAQWAICDALPKQAAMAIKVTSAEFRSIVFPGGGLAVGLWLSWIQTVEGLRGNPMRTAQRMFTGGIERATLRATMKLPLRDADKRVTGREVPFWRRWMDEAIGNDAFWQPLDHTHRLGSRTPPVSFTSGWYDFMLDQLLRDYTTLVDAGHTPQLTIGPWFHVSSDLQMESVRQTLEWMNAKLLGDAGALRPKPVRLHIGGLNEWREFDSYPPLPAENQIWHLHPDKVLSQRPVRASPPDTYTYDPAHPTPAVGGAMFAFNGAGPVDNAPLEKRSDVLVYTSEPLFTPVTILGQVRVALHARSSLPNTDFFVRLCDVDEKGLSINICDGIIRKTSADPAVADDIWKLNFRMHATAHRFNRNHRLRVIVASGAHPRYARNTGTDEPLGEASHLASADIEIFHDPAHPSAIHLPVVELDRA, from the coding sequence ATGAGCTTTGCCAGCCGGTTTCTTGCCGATCTCTATAAGCTCCCCAGGCGCAAATGCGGCATCGTGCGCACCCGTAACATCCGGGTGCCGATGTATGACGGGGTGACGCTGGCGACCGAGCATTTCGCCCCGAAACTTCCGGGCAAGCACCCTACTATCCTGATGCGCGAGCCCTATGGGCTGTCGGGTTTCGCCACCATCGGCGAAGTCTATGCCGAACGCGGCTTCCACGTCGTGCTGCAGGCGTGCCGCGGCACCGACAAATCGGAAGGCGAGTTCGACCCGTTCGGCCACGAGCGCGACGATGGCCTTGCCACCATCGACTGGATCAAGGCGCAGCCCTGGTTCGACGGCCGGCTCGGCACCTCCGGCCCGAGTTATCTCGGCTACGCGCAGTGGGCGATCTGCGATGCGCTGCCCAAACAAGCCGCCATGGCGATCAAGGTCACCAGCGCCGAGTTCCGCTCCATCGTCTTCCCCGGCGGCGGGCTGGCGGTCGGGCTATGGCTGAGCTGGATCCAGACCGTCGAAGGGCTGCGCGGCAACCCGATGCGCACCGCCCAGCGCATGTTCACCGGCGGCATCGAGCGCGCAACCCTGCGCGCCACCATGAAACTGCCGCTCCGCGATGCCGACAAGCGCGTCACCGGCCGCGAAGTGCCGTTCTGGCGCCGCTGGATGGACGAGGCTATCGGCAACGACGCCTTCTGGCAGCCACTCGACCACACCCATCGTCTCGGCAGCCGCACCCCGCCGGTGAGCTTCACCTCGGGCTGGTACGATTTCATGCTCGATCAGCTGCTGCGCGACTACACCACGCTGGTCGATGCCGGCCACACACCGCAACTGACCATCGGACCGTGGTTCCATGTCAGCTCGGACCTGCAGATGGAAAGCGTCCGGCAGACGCTCGAATGGATGAACGCCAAGCTGCTGGGCGACGCCGGCGCGCTGCGGCCCAAGCCCGTCCGGCTGCATATCGGCGGGCTCAACGAATGGCGCGAGTTCGACAGCTATCCGCCCTTGCCGGCGGAAAACCAGATCTGGCACCTGCATCCCGACAAGGTGCTGTCGCAGCGCCCGGTGCGAGCTTCCCCGCCCGACACCTACACTTACGATCCGGCCCATCCGACCCCGGCGGTCGGTGGCGCCATGTTCGCCTTCAACGGCGCCGGCCCGGTCGATAACGCACCGCTCGAAAAGCGCAGCGATGTGCTGGTCTATACCTCGGAGCCGCTGTTTACGCCCGTAACGATCCTCGGCCAGGTGCGGGTCGCACTCCATGCCCGCTCGAGCCTGCCCAATACCGATTTCTTCGTCCGGCTCTGCGACGTCGACGAGAAGGGGCTGTCGATCAACATCTGCGACGGCATCATCCGCAAGACCTCTGCCGATCCGGCAGTGGCCGACGACATCTGGAAGCTCAACTTCCGCATGCACGCCACCGCGCATCGCTTCAACCGCAACCACCGGCTGCGCGTCATCGTCGCCAGCGGCGCCCACCCGCGCTACGCGCGCAACACCGGCACCGATGAACCGCTCGGCGAAGCCTCGCACCTGGCGTCCGCAGATATCGAGATCTTCCACGACCCGGCGCACCCGAGCGCGATTCATCTGCCGGTGGTGGAGCTGGATCGGGCTTGA